A single genomic interval of Helianthus annuus cultivar XRQ/B chromosome 13, HanXRQr2.0-SUNRISE, whole genome shotgun sequence harbors:
- the LOC118485845 gene encoding extensin-like → MRGRHDHEAGPSHRRTPSATFSSDPHPDWRTYLEPARRSVSLSSSPSYHNSFGPQQEDEPQDSHHSHHSLQCSGSHHSFQNPTPYFQSRFNPIDQNDEPMGHNPLGPADHFPEYQDMDLDDGPDPAMPPSGMPTHPIEISSGSSFAGSPYRGPDIWAERWSTYKWEFIPPHHNSPPQQQVPSKDPHFQAVTPPPAPEPPPPPEPSRRRRTTRMSVRGGFHLSTPQHSSNYPPIYEDPQMGEPSNAVSEVDSAQVAPAPPPMGYENPIPSYPDAAGYNPFEPQAYSVITIMHLPSTICRGSKL, encoded by the coding sequence ATGAGGGGAAGACACGACCATGAAGCAGGGCCTTCCCACCGACGAACACCTTCTGCAACTTTCAGCTCCGACCCACATCCGGATTGGAGGACCTACCTTGAGCCAGCGAGACGTTCCGTTTCGCTCAGTTCATCGCCTTCCTACCACAACTCCTTTGGACCTCAACAGGAAGATGAGCCGCAGGACTCACACCACTCGCACCACTCATTGCAGTGTTCGGGTTCTCATCATTCATTCCAGAACCCCACACCTTACTTTCAGAGTCGTTTCAACCCGATCGACCAAAATGACGAACCAATGGGTCATAACCCATTGGGGCCAGCAGACCACTTTCCTGAGTACCAGGACATGGATTTGGACGATGGTCCAGATCCCGCCATGCCACCTTCTGGGATGCCTACGCATCCCATAGAAATTTCAAGCGGATCTTCTTTTGCAGGTTCACCATATAGAGGCCCCGACATATGGGCCGAAAGGTGGAGCACTTATAAATGGGAGTTTATTCCCCCTCATCACAACTCACCTCCACAACAACAGGTTCCCTCTAAGGACCCACACTTTCAGGCGGTCACACCACCGCCAGCACCAGAGCCGCCTCCGCCGCCAGAACCGTCGAGGCGAAGAAGAACtacacggatgtccgtgcgagggggtttTCATTTGAGCACCCCCCAACATTCCAGCAACTATCCTCCTATCtatgaagacccacaaatgggcgAGCCTTCAAACGCCGTTTCTGAAGTCGACTCTGCACAAGTCGCACCTGCACCACCACCCATGGGTTATGAAAACCCAATTCCATCCTACCCAGATGCAGCTgggtacaacccgtttgagccaCAAGCTTACTCGGTTATAACTATCATGCACCTGCCGTCGACCATATGTCGAGGCAGCAAACTTTAA